Proteins from one Sarcophilus harrisii chromosome 2, mSarHar1.11, whole genome shotgun sequence genomic window:
- the CLIC3 gene encoding chloride intracellular channel protein 3, which yields MAENSKIQLFVKASEDGESVGNCPSCHRLFMILLLKGVPFTLTTVDTRRSLDVLKDFAPGSQLPILLYNGEAKTDTIQIEEFLEEMLGPPTFPCLVPQYKESSIAGNDVFHKFSAFIKNTSPAQDEALYRTLLRALMKLDQYLTTPLEHELARDPKPTQSRRRFLDGDRLTLADCNLLPKLHIVNTVCTHYRQSPIPAELRGLHRYLENAKQQREFKYTCPQSSEILAAYASVARAR from the exons ATGGCCGAGAACTCCAAGATTCAGCTGTTTGTCAAG GCCAGTGAAGATGGTGAGAGTGTCGGGAATTGTCCCTCCTGCCATCGTCTCTTCATGATCCTGCTACTCAAAGGGGTCCCCTTCACACTCACCACTGTGGACACCAGGAG GTCCTTGGATGTGCTGAAGGACTTTGCGCCAGGTTCCCAGCTGCCCATTCTGCTGTATAATGGGGAAGCCAAGACAGACACCATCCAGATtgaagaattcctggaagagatgcTGGGGCCCCCCAC ctTCCCTTGCCTGGTTCCTCAGTATAAGGAATCTAGCATAGCCGGTAATGATGTCTTCCACAAATTCTCAGCTTTCATCAAAAATACTTCTCCTGCTCAGGATGAAG CTCTGTACCGGACCTTACTTCGTGCCTTGATGAAACTCGATCAGTACCTGACCACCCCTCTGGAGCACGAGCTGGCCCGGGACCCAAAGCCCACCCAGTCCAGGCGACGCTTCCTGGACGGCGACCGGCTCACGCTGGCGGACTGCAACCTGCTGCCCAAGCTGCACATCGTCAAT ACCGTGTGCACCCATTATCGACAGTCCCCCATCCCTGCGGAGCTCCGCGGCCTCCACCGATACCTGGAGAATGCAAAGCAGCAGAGGGAGTTCAAGTACACCTGTCCCCAGAGCTCCGAGATCCTGGCTGCCTACGCCTCGGTGGCTCGAGCTCGCTGA
- the PAXX gene encoding protein PAXX: MQRPLAPGSLCLVPAQASGQAPPRYLCYSEGPDGPGPDADLAGTSTFNLYVTDALELWNTGFTPESLEKHKAQHDLDGAEDYSAWFRVARDQHALSLTLKDDGSASLTLSREEKTLTFDLAKVPRSEAAPRLQALMLGLAEQVCGLERQLAALKDEMPSPKKKPQTGRQQVFWPAPDFRRGAQGPATRKWMPGESLINPGFKSKKPASGVHFDDT, from the exons ATGCAGAGGCCCTTAGCGCCCGGCTCTCTGTGCCTGGTGCCGGCCCAGGCCTCGGGGCAGGCGCCGCCCCGCTACCTGTGCTACAGCGAGGGCCCCGACGGGCCGGGGCCGGACGCGGACCTCGCCGGGACTTCCACTTTCAACCTCTA TGTGACCGATGCCCTGGAGCTCTGGAACACCGGCTTCACCCCGGAGAGCCTGGAGAAACAC AAAGCCCAGCATGATCTGGATGGGGCCGAGGACTATTCAGCCTGGTTCCG GGTTGCCCGGGACCAGCACGCACTGTCTTTGACCCTGAAGGATGACGGCAGCGCTTCCCTGACTCTCTCCAGGGAAGAGAAAACCCTGACTTTTGACCTTGCTAAGGTGCCCCGCTCCGAAGCAGCTCCCCGGCTCCAGGCATTGATGCTGGGGCTGGCAGAGCAAGTGTGCGGGTTGGAGAGGCAGCTGGCAG CTCTGAAGGATGAGATGCCTAGCCCCAAAAAGAAGCCCCAGACAGGAAGACAGCAGGTGTTTTGGCCAG CTCCAGATTTTCGAAGAGGTGCCCAGGGCCCTGCAACCAGGAAATGGATGCCAGGAGAGTCACTCATTAATCCTGGCTTCAAGAG TAAGAAGCCAGCCAGTGGAGTGCACTTTGATGACACCTGA